AGATCCTCCACGCCATCAAGCGGCTTCTTCGACACGAAGGACTCAAGGCCGGTGCCTCCGCCGCCGACAAACTTAACGCCGTACGGCTGATACAGCTCATTCATCAACTCATAGCCACCGCCATAGTTGATGTAATCAATAAGCTGGTCAGGACTGGACCAGGCACCGACCGTGTTGCCGATCAGTCCGAATGCCGGGTCCTTGCCGGAAAAATAGCCGGTGACCGAGATATGACCGTCCAGAACGCCCATTTTCATGGCACCGAGGGTTTCGGTGTGGCTGACCACACTGCCCACTGGCAACAGGTCAATTTCGACGCGGCCACCGGTCATTGCTTCCACACGGTCGGCCCAGGCCTGTTGAATCTCGAAGTTCTTGACACCGGAAGGATCTGACGACTGAAACTTGAAGTTGTAATCAGCAGCAAATGCATTGAAAGCCAGGGTGGCTGACAGCAAACCGGTTGCGAGCCTTGTCGGGAACATATTGGTATCTCCTGATTGTTTTTGTGCCGGCATATGTTACCGGTAACATATGCAAGTCTAGGGGAATTAAAATGCGTTGACAAGGATGCGATGACGAGCTTTTTCGAGAGATAAAGGCAATAAAAAAACCGGCCTGCATGACAGGCCGGTGAAACGTCAGGGTTTGCGACGTGCTAAAACCTGAGAACTCACTCAGGCGACACCGTGAATGTCCGAATTCCCGATGTCGTAATTAGTGACACGCCAGTTGATCAAAAGTTCCGCAATCTCTGATCCTTTTGAGAAATGTCATCTCAAGCGTCGGCCGATTCTGGCAGACAGGGGCGGTATTTTTCCCGCAACGCCATCACCTGCTCCCGATAATCCGCGGTCAGATAGGGAATTTCCAGCGTCAAAACCTGATAGATACCCTGCTTCAACTCCGTCAGGGTCAGGCTGGTGGACTCCTCAAGGGCATGGGCCGTTTTCAGGAACGCCATCCAGTTGGTGATGACCAGCCATACGTTCAGTGACATCGCCGAACGCAGCTCTTCAGGCTGGGGCTGGATAATCCCGGCGTCTGCCAGCTTCTCGAAAATCCGGCTGATCGCTACCAGGCAGCGATTGGTGAATTCGCGGTAGTCCTGCCGCAGGCGCCGGTCACTGTCGAGCAGGTATTCCAGGTCGCGGTGAAAGAAGCGGTAGCTCCAGAGCCCGTCAAACACCGACTCAAGATAGAACGTCAGGTCTTCCAGGGTGATAGGCCGGTCTTCCGGGATATCCAGGTAGAAGTCCACCAACTTTTCATACTCGAGAAATATCTCGTAGATGATGTCGGACTTGTTGCGAAAGTGGTAATAGAGGTTGCCTGGCGAGATCGCCAGGTGAGCGGCAATGTGATTGGTGGTGATATTGCGCTCTCCCCTTTCGTTAAAAAGCTCCAGGCTCGAAAGAAGAATCTTGTCTCGGGTTTTCATAGGCTCTGCAATGCGTTGTTGTATGTGGGATGGCCCGATTCGCCATCCGGTCGCCTTGACTCACTAGAGTATATACTCTAATAATACCCCCAAGCGCAAACTGAATACTTTTTCGCCAATGCTATTTCCGGCCCGACCAACAGGGCCGTTGACAATGAACAAGATGACCCGGCCACCAGCCCGGCGTCGCGAGGAGAGAGCGATATGGTTGCTACCGTTGTCCAGCTGACCGAAAGCAAGAAACAGATCCAGCATACCCACCGGGTGTTCGACGATCAGAAGAAGGCATTCCGCAACAACCCGATGCCGTCGTTGACCGAGCGCAAGGAGAATCTGAAACGGCTAAAGCGTGTGTTGATGACCAACCAGGACAAATTGCTGGACGCCATTGATCGGGATTTCAGCTGTCGCTCGAAGGATGAATCCCTGATTGCCGAGGTAATGCCATCGATTCAGGGCATCAACTACGCCCTGAAAAATCTTGAAGGCTGGATGAAGCCATCCAAGCGGCATGTGTCGGTATTGTTCCAACCGGCCAGCAATCGTGTGCACTACCAGCCCAAGGGCGTTGTGGGGGTGATCGTGCCCTGGAACTACCCGCTGTATCTGGCGGTCGGCCCGCTGGTGGCGTCATTGGCGGCAGGCAACCGCACCATGATCAAGATGTCCGAATACACCCCCCATACCTCTGCCCTGTTCCGGGAGATCATCGAGTCTGCGTTCCCGGAGGACCTGGTCAGTGTGATTAACGGTGAGGCCGACGTGGCGGCCGACTTCTCCAGCCGGCCCTTTGACCACCTGCTGTTTACCGGTTCAACGTCGGTGGGCAAGCTGGTGATGCGCGCGGCGGCGGAGAATCTGACACCGGTCACCCTGGAACTGGGT
Above is a genomic segment from Marinobacter panjinensis containing:
- a CDS encoding TetR/AcrR family transcriptional regulator, which encodes MKTRDKILLSSLELFNERGERNITTNHIAAHLAISPGNLYYHFRNKSDIIYEIFLEYEKLVDFYLDIPEDRPITLEDLTFYLESVFDGLWSYRFFHRDLEYLLDSDRRLRQDYREFTNRCLVAISRIFEKLADAGIIQPQPEELRSAMSLNVWLVITNWMAFLKTAHALEESTSLTLTELKQGIYQVLTLEIPYLTADYREQVMALREKYRPCLPESADA